Genomic window (Candidatus Gracilibacteria bacterium):
CAGAATCGTCTCCAGTCACTCACTATGACAGGGAATGCGATCACGAAATGCGATGTGCGCATTATTGGAGGAACTTGGAGTGTGTATCCACGAGAGTATCAGGAGGATTTTATCCGGAATATTTATGATGCTCATACCGCATTCCAATATCAGAAAAACAAAAAATTAGTTCGAGAAAATAAAGATTCACCATTCGCCGCTTCGATAGATAATAGTGATTCCGAATGGGTTCCATCGAAAACGCTTGAAGAGGCAAAAACGCGAAATCAAACAGCAGAGAGTCGTGTGATCGGGATTGCCATCGAGACGCGTCCGGACTGGATTGACGAGGAAGAGATCATTCGATTGCGTCGCTATGGAGTGACTCGCGTGGAGATAGGATACCAGACAACGATCGACAGTATCAACGAGATGAATAGACGCGGACATGGAAATAAGGAGTCCATTCGTGCCACGAGACTTCTCAAAGACGCAGGATTCAAGGTCGTGGCTCATATGATGCCTGGACTTCTTGGTGCAACACCAGAGCTTGATAGGGAATCTATGCAAGCCGTATTTTCGAATCCTGATTTTCGTCCGGATGAACTCAAGATGTATCCTCTTGTTGTCACTCCACATTCTGAACTGGAAGAAATCTGGAAAAGATGAGAATTTGAGCCATATGATGATGCGACTCTGATTCCACTGATGGCGGAACTCCAGACAATGATTCCTGAGTATGTCCGACTCAATCGCATGTATCGGGATATTCCAGCGGGTCAGATTCTCGCAGGATCGAAGGTTGCGAATCTCCGTCAGATTACCGAAGCTAGCATGATTGCGCGCTGACTTTATCGTCATGATATTTCTGCGCGAGAAATCCGGGCAAAAGAGAATAATCCAATAAATGCAATATTGGACATTCAATTCTACGAAGCAAGCGGAGGACATGAATATTTTCTTCAGTTCATTGATCCGGAAGATAGAACGATATTTGGATTGGCACGACTTCGTATTTCATCACAGTATTTCACAGGAGAAAAACACTTTCTCACAGTGTTAGAAAACACTGCTATTGTACGCGAAGTGCATGTTTTTGGAGATCAGCTTGCTCTTGGTGCACGTGCAGATGGAACCGGTCAACATATGGGATTCGGTCGTCGTATGATGCAAGAGATGGAGAGAATTGTTCGAGAAAAGTATCCGGAGATCCAGAAATTGGCAGTGATCTCATGAGTAGGAGTACGTCAGTATTATGAGAAACATGGATATTCACTCGAAGGGGAATATATG
Coding sequences:
- a CDS encoding tRNA uridine(34) 5-carboxymethylaminomethyl modification radical SAM/GNAT enzyme Elp3, which gives rise to MTSHSDIQLLDEILLALISDETIVTKDDFHRLKNTILAKYKKETAPTAIELISRYQELIDDGTHEDILRVRKVLRKRAIRSLSGVSVISLLTKFWGCPGKCIYCPTYDNLPKSYITDEPAVQRAELNQFDPFRQVQNRLQSLTMTGNAITKCDVRIIGGTWSVYPREYQEDFIRNIYDAHTAFQYQKNKKLVRENKDSPFAASIDNSDSEWVPSKTLEEAKTRNQTAESRVIGIAIETRPDWIDEEEIIRLRRYGVTRVEIGYQTTIDSINEMNRRGHGNKESIRATRLLKDAGFKVVAHMMPGLLGATPELDRESMQAVFSNPDFRPDELKMYPLVVTPHSELEEIWKRGEFEPYDDATLIPLMAELQTMIPEYVRLNRMYRDIPAGQILAGSKVANLRQITEASMIARGLYRHDISAREIRAKENNPINAILDIQFYEASGGHEYFLQFIDPEDRTIFGLARLRISSQYFTGEKHFLTVLENTAIVREVHVFGDQLALGARADGTGQHMGFGRRMMQEMERIVREKYPEIQKLAVISGVGVRQYYEKHGYSLEGEYMMKYL